TCTTGAATCGATACCTCCTGCGCGATTTTCGGGTTATTGGTAATTATGGTGTATTTGAAACAGAATGCCTGCGAGGCATTGGAGGCATGGTACATCTGGGTAACGGCTATTTTTCACCGTATTCGGACAATCTATTGGCGATTCAAGCGGGGCTTCTGAGTCACATTATGTTTATCCATGCAGATCTTGTCTTTTTCAGGACCCACGAATCGTCCTCATCTTATGGGAATGCCAACATCGAAATATACAGGACTGCTCAGAGGGATCTCCTTTCCAAGAGCATTGATATTCTAAAGAATACCGGGGGAAATGGCGTTTTTCAGGTAAACCTCTTTCGGCTTCTCCAATGGTGTATTCTGGACTTTGAAAGCGTTGTCCGTAGGTCAGAAGCGATCGGCGTTCGTCAGGCTGGGGCTTATCTGTCTTTTGTCAATCAATATCTGCCATATCTAAAAGGCTCCCCTTATTATGGGCAGACTCTCAGAATGGTATTGCGAATTATCATGAAATACGTAAGGGACTTTGTCCTCAGACCGAAACGGACGGGTGCGTGATCGTTCGTTTCGTTCGAATGCTCAAGGCAAAAAGGGACCTTTGGAACCGGGACACTCGCATCCGGAGGTACGTTGCGTCCGATCGGAAGCCCTGGAGCATCGGGTATGGGGAATTCCGAGAAAAGACCATCAAAGAGTACTTGAGCGACAGAGATGTAATCCGTCGATTTCGGGATAAAAGCCTCCTGCCTTCCAAGTACGGGTATCGCCTTGATGAGAGGGTTATCGAACTCCCTTGGGTACTGGCCCGACTGAACCGTGCAGAGACGATGCTATTGGACGCCGGGTCCGCCCTGAATCATGATTACCTGCTTTCGCACGAAGCCCTGGAACGCAAGACGCTTGTTATCGTCACCCTTGCACCGGAGCAGACATTTCCATCACCCAGTGTCTCCTACCTATACGGCGATCTGAGGAAAACCATTATAAAGAGCGACTGTTTCGATGAAATCGTCAGCATCTCGACCCTCGAACACGTCGGCATGAACAACACGCTTCTTTATACGAAAGATCAGGCGTTCGACGAGAGCAGTCCCCTGGATTTCGAAGCGGTGATTGTTGAACTCAAGCGTCTGCTCAAACCCGGCGGCCGTCTTTTTATCACCGTGCCATATGGAGTTTATGAGAA
The sequence above is drawn from the Syntrophaceae bacterium genome and encodes:
- a CDS encoding glycosyltransferase encodes the protein MSSVKPLFSIGVTAYNRNDLLRESLHSLLMQEFADFEVIVGNDYPPSPISSEILGIEDSRIRLVNYPENIGPINNANTLLAMAKGSYFTWLADDDILLPNYLKAVYDGLGTSNNISCVFTSYCQGEHLPENLESKIDRVELFEGSDFLNRYLLRDFRVIGNYGVFETECLRGIGGMVHLGNGYFSPYSDNLLAIQAGLLSHIMFIHADLVFFRTHESSSSYGNANIEIYRTAQRDLLSKSIDILKNTGGNGVFQVNLFRLLQWCILDFESVVRRSEAIGVRQAGAYLSFVNQYLPYLKGSPYYGQTLRMVLRIIMKYVRDFVLRPKRTGA
- a CDS encoding class I SAM-dependent methyltransferase, which translates into the protein MSDRDVIRRFRDKSLLPSKYGYRLDERVIELPWVLARLNRAETMLLDAGSALNHDYLLSHEALERKTLVIVTLAPEQTFPSPSVSYLYGDLRKTIIKSDCFDEIVSISTLEHVGMNNTLLYTKDQAFDESSPLDFEAVIVELKRLLKPGGRLFITVPYGVYENHGWLQQFDRAMVERVQRVFDGSSAEVSYYRYNEDGWNISTAEACADCRYFDIHRKSDYDPDYAAAARAVACLELVK